The Acaryochloris thomasi RCC1774 genome contains a region encoding:
- a CDS encoding glycosyltransferase family 4 protein — protein MRVAILRRAPRASFSMDVYADSLVKGLKAVRPDWEIMEQSPVLGKASSRQSNLLAGGRKYYERYWRYPRSLQRLDADIFHVIDHSDGYLGYWLNFYKKKNVVTCHDLINLTQPESFKGRARFPVISLSAWKFAVQGMQTADHVIAVSAHTKKDTVEHLAIASQKITVVPNAVDPTFRLLSTDQTDSFREQMGLDRGTLCLLNVGSNNARKNVLTILKVLASLKDQGLSAHFWKVGADFDLEQQTYIKRHQLEDLTTYLGQPDEDKLVQIYNAADILVAPSLYEGFGLTLLEAMACGTAVVAANVTAMPEVVGDAGVLIDPMDVDAIATAIQDLSDNSAHRKVLIERGLKRVKQFTWEKTAEQVANIYEQVLR, from the coding sequence ATGCGTGTTGCAATTTTACGGAGAGCGCCGAGAGCGTCTTTCAGCATGGATGTCTATGCCGATAGCTTGGTCAAAGGCTTGAAAGCTGTTCGACCTGACTGGGAGATTATGGAACAATCGCCAGTTCTAGGCAAGGCTAGCTCTAGACAGTCCAATTTGTTGGCTGGGGGGAGAAAGTACTATGAGCGATACTGGCGCTATCCGCGTTCGCTTCAGCGGTTAGATGCTGATATTTTTCACGTTATCGACCATAGTGATGGCTATCTAGGCTACTGGCTGAATTTTTACAAAAAGAAGAATGTCGTGACCTGTCATGATTTGATTAATCTAACTCAGCCTGAGAGTTTTAAGGGGAGAGCTCGCTTTCCTGTGATCAGCTTATCGGCTTGGAAGTTTGCCGTTCAGGGGATGCAGACTGCAGATCATGTGATTGCGGTTTCTGCACATACGAAAAAAGATACGGTTGAACACCTTGCGATCGCATCTCAAAAAATCACGGTGGTCCCCAACGCCGTCGATCCTACCTTTCGTCTCCTATCCACCGATCAAACGGACTCATTTCGAGAGCAAATGGGTCTTGATCGGGGAACCCTATGTTTACTCAATGTCGGCTCTAACAATGCCCGCAAGAATGTCCTGACAATATTAAAGGTTTTAGCATCCCTAAAAGATCAGGGTCTCTCTGCTCACTTTTGGAAAGTGGGCGCAGATTTCGATCTAGAACAGCAGACATATATTAAGAGGCATCAATTAGAAGACTTAACGACCTATCTAGGACAGCCAGACGAGGACAAGTTAGTGCAGATTTATAATGCGGCAGATATACTGGTGGCTCCTTCCCTTTACGAGGGCTTTGGCCTGACATTGCTAGAGGCAATGGCCTGCGGAACGGCTGTGGTGGCAGCCAATGTAACCGCAATGCCGGAGGTAGTCGGTGACGCAGGGGTTTTGATCGATCCGATGGATGTAGATGCGATCGCAACTGCAATTCAAGACCTCTCCGATAATTCCGCGCATCGAAAAGTCCTCATTGAGCGGGGGTTGAAACGCGTTAAGCAGTTTACCTGGGAGAAAACCGCCGAGCAGGTGGCTAATATCTATGAACAAGTTTTGCGATAG
- a CDS encoding glycosyltransferase family 2 protein produces MDNQPLISIVIDNYNYAQFLRQAIDSALNQDRQDVEVIVVDDGSTDDSAAVIAEYGDRIHAIFQPNGKQAAALNTGFSASKGDIILFLDADDYLLPDAVNQIVEAFESGVGKVHFRLQVVDGSSQSLDYSIPSAGMELSSGEVWRKLLETSSYVSAPMSGNAYRRKTLIPVFPIPDAYRTTADDYLMMSTPFYAGKLASINDPMGAYRVHSDNQWALTTVSGSRFRRFVTHDLQNFELLQQRAKEKDLEVPDDLERRSMGRIWSRLASLRLEPQEHPVPSDSAFQLMLWGLQALWQFSSHNFPKRIIYSVLFAWVSLMPVPLAKQGLTWLYAPHLRPKVVDKTLTRLRTLVSS; encoded by the coding sequence ATGGATAATCAGCCTTTAATCAGCATTGTTATTGATAACTATAACTACGCACAGTTTCTGCGGCAGGCGATTGATAGTGCCCTCAATCAGGATAGGCAGGATGTAGAGGTCATTGTTGTTGATGATGGCTCTACGGATGATTCTGCTGCTGTTATTGCAGAGTATGGCGATCGCATCCACGCGATCTTTCAGCCGAATGGAAAGCAGGCTGCGGCTCTTAATACAGGGTTCTCGGCTAGCAAAGGTGACATTATTCTATTTTTAGATGCGGATGACTATCTGCTGCCTGACGCCGTTAATCAGATTGTTGAAGCTTTTGAATCTGGAGTGGGTAAGGTTCACTTTCGGTTGCAGGTCGTTGACGGCAGCAGTCAATCGCTGGATTACTCTATCCCATCTGCTGGTATGGAGCTGTCTTCTGGAGAGGTCTGGCGCAAACTTTTGGAAACCAGTAGCTATGTCAGTGCGCCGATGAGTGGCAATGCCTATCGGCGTAAAACGCTCATACCTGTGTTTCCGATTCCTGATGCCTATAGGACAACTGCCGATGATTATTTGATGATGTCAACGCCCTTTTACGCAGGGAAGCTGGCGAGTATTAACGATCCGATGGGGGCTTATCGGGTTCATAGTGATAATCAGTGGGCGTTGACGACTGTATCGGGCAGCCGATTTCGGCGATTTGTCACTCATGATCTCCAGAATTTTGAACTCCTGCAGCAAAGGGCTAAAGAGAAAGATTTGGAGGTGCCCGATGATTTGGAACGACGCTCAATGGGGCGGATTTGGTCTCGCTTAGCCTCTCTACGCCTGGAGCCTCAGGAGCATCCGGTGCCGTCAGATAGTGCTTTCCAGCTAATGCTATGGGGATTGCAGGCCCTCTGGCAGTTTTCTAGCCACAACTTTCCGAAGAGAATTATCTACAGTGTTTTATTTGCATGGGTGAGTTTAATGCCTGTCCCTCTTGCTAAACAGGGACTGACGTGGCTCTATGCGCCTCATTTGCGCCCCAAAGTCGTGGATAAGACGCTGACCAGACTACGGACGCTAGTGAGTAGCTAA
- a CDS encoding ABC transporter ATP-binding protein: MLGYLKKILYVLPASNFHLLLAAFVFILTSGVEALGIGILGPFIALASDFDMIERTPLLSQLRDSLGIAQESHFVALVGLMAVLIFLLRTLIVGGTQIFIARFSNQQQRALIIKMARGYLEAPYIYHISKNTSAIIDRLIEIANTFSTLVFMPLLIALANTFLFIALFCLLCFTSLPMVIALLATLLPILLFFNSLASKVRGWGRQMRESKADIIQIVNHAFGSVKETKVIGCENYFENQIIYQAEKLEKVQRTFVAFKLLPRFFMESILVIIVVAIICFSVLINEEGIAETTSVLGIFTLAALRLLPAINNIVISITQIRASSFTLNQIHYELSELDSLRYRTEADRQQKASVLERKPMPDTKFNAGLNTIQEAGVSNTFRFDKQIRLEGITYHYPNSDKPVISDLSLTISKGDSIAFIGKSGAGKTTLVDILLGLLIPQSGDLMVDNDSIYQNLRAWKDLIAYIPQSIFLTDESIEKNIAFGVPEHLIDRKKISEAIEVAQLTEVINALPNGLSTLVGERGILLSGGQRQRVGIARAIYHDRQILVLDEATAALDNETEKLVTDSIASLSSSSRLTLITIAHRLTTIKNCDKIYMLDAGEVVKSGNYKEVVENVRT; encoded by the coding sequence ATGCTAGGGTACCTCAAGAAAATTTTGTACGTCTTGCCAGCAAGCAACTTTCATCTCTTGTTGGCTGCCTTTGTCTTTATATTAACGTCAGGTGTCGAAGCTTTAGGAATAGGTATCCTAGGCCCATTCATTGCTTTGGCAAGTGACTTTGACATGATCGAGCGTACGCCTTTGCTTAGTCAGTTACGCGACTCACTTGGGATTGCTCAAGAAAGTCACTTTGTAGCTCTAGTTGGGCTAATGGCTGTGCTTATTTTCTTATTAAGAACTTTAATTGTTGGGGGCACCCAAATATTCATCGCGAGGTTTAGTAACCAGCAGCAAAGAGCTCTGATTATTAAAATGGCTCGTGGTTATCTTGAAGCTCCCTATATCTACCACATCAGTAAAAATACTTCAGCAATTATAGATAGGCTCATTGAGATTGCGAATACATTTTCAACGCTAGTTTTTATGCCTTTGCTTATTGCATTGGCAAATACGTTCTTGTTCATTGCTTTATTCTGCTTACTTTGTTTTACAAGTTTGCCGATGGTAATTGCGCTACTAGCGACTCTTTTACCAATCTTACTGTTCTTCAACTCCCTCGCATCTAAAGTTAGAGGATGGGGAAGGCAGATGCGCGAAAGCAAAGCAGATATTATTCAAATTGTGAACCACGCTTTCGGCAGCGTTAAGGAGACGAAAGTTATTGGCTGTGAGAACTATTTTGAAAATCAGATTATCTATCAAGCTGAAAAGCTTGAGAAGGTTCAGCGTACTTTTGTTGCCTTCAAGCTTTTACCGCGATTCTTTATGGAAAGCATCCTTGTCATCATTGTGGTGGCAATCATATGCTTTTCTGTTCTGATTAATGAAGAGGGGATTGCCGAAACTACGTCAGTGCTAGGGATCTTCACTCTAGCTGCATTACGCCTACTGCCAGCCATCAACAATATTGTTATCAGTATTACCCAGATCAGAGCATCTAGCTTTACGCTCAATCAGATTCATTATGAACTATCTGAGTTGGATTCACTTAGATACAGAACAGAGGCTGACAGGCAACAAAAAGCATCTGTTTTGGAGCGAAAGCCCATGCCTGACACCAAGTTTAATGCTGGCTTAAATACGATTCAGGAAGCAGGAGTTTCAAATACCTTCCGTTTTGACAAACAGATTAGATTAGAAGGGATTACCTATCATTATCCTAATTCTGACAAGCCAGTGATTTCTGATCTGTCGCTGACAATTAGCAAAGGAGACTCAATCGCTTTTATAGGTAAGTCAGGTGCAGGAAAAACAACACTTGTTGATATTCTCTTGGGCCTATTGATTCCCCAGAGTGGAGATTTGATGGTCGACAATGACTCTATCTATCAAAATCTTCGTGCTTGGAAAGATTTAATTGCCTATATTCCACAAAGCATATTTCTGACAGATGAATCTATTGAGAAGAATATCGCTTTTGGCGTTCCTGAGCATCTAATCGATCGCAAGAAAATTTCTGAAGCGATTGAAGTTGCTCAGCTTACCGAAGTTATCAATGCTTTACCGAATGGCTTGAGTACCTTAGTTGGCGAGCGAGGCATTTTGTTGTCGGGTGGACAGAGGCAGCGTGTTGGTATCGCTAGAGCGATTTATCATGACCGGCAAATTTTGGTACTTGATGAAGCCACGGCAGCATTGGACAATGAAACGGAAAAGTTAGTGACGGACTCTATTGCATCCTTATCTTCAAGTAGCAGGCTCACGCTGATTACAATTGCACACCGACTAACAACCATCAAAAATTGTGACAAGATTTATATGCTAGATGCTGGAGAAGTTGTGAAATCGGGGAATTATAAGGAAGTAGTGGAAAACGTCCGCACGTAG
- a CDS encoding sulfotransferase family protein codes for MTLPNFIIIGPAKCGTTSLCHYLGQHPEIYISPAKEPRFFAPEFYATPPNSLVRKGARRKQMGLQEYKSLFRGVTTEKAIGEASTEYMFFPKSPNRIKELIPQAKLITVLRNPCDRAFSAYCYQRRDGAENLTFKEALEEEEKRSKEDWRPGWRYKEAGFYYEQISRYSELFSPQQLKIFLYEELNQNPLDTLKNIFKFLEVDSGFVPDLSRKNVSSVPQNLLINKMLVPSSPISFLKPYLPDQWKIILRNIREKNRKSKPDLPDDLRETLVKTYEEDILRLQEYIQKDLSSWLMH; via the coding sequence ATGACACTACCTAATTTTATAATAATAGGCCCTGCTAAATGTGGCACAACTTCGCTGTGTCACTACCTAGGGCAGCATCCTGAAATTTATATCAGTCCAGCTAAAGAACCACGTTTTTTTGCGCCAGAGTTTTATGCGACCCCTCCGAATAGTCTGGTTCGTAAAGGAGCAAGAAGAAAACAGATGGGACTCCAAGAGTATAAAAGTCTATTCAGAGGCGTTACAACAGAGAAGGCAATTGGAGAAGCCTCCACTGAGTATATGTTTTTCCCAAAATCTCCTAACAGAATCAAGGAACTCATACCACAAGCCAAGTTAATTACTGTCCTTAGAAACCCTTGCGATCGTGCATTTTCAGCCTACTGCTATCAGCGCAGGGACGGTGCTGAAAATTTAACTTTCAAAGAAGCGCTTGAGGAAGAGGAAAAGCGTTCTAAAGAAGACTGGAGACCGGGCTGGCGATATAAAGAAGCAGGATTCTATTATGAACAAATATCTAGATACTCTGAGCTTTTTTCACCTCAGCAGCTCAAGATATTTCTCTACGAAGAGTTAAACCAGAATCCGCTAGACACATTGAAAAACATATTCAAATTTCTTGAAGTTGACTCAGGATTCGTTCCTGACTTGTCTCGGAAGAACGTATCTTCAGTACCTCAAAACCTGCTCATCAACAAGATGCTTGTCCCTAGTTCACCAATTTCTTTTCTAAAGCCGTACCTCCCCGATCAATGGAAAATAATACTGCGAAATATTCGAGAAAAAAACAGAAAGTCTAAGCCTGATTTGCCTGATGACCTGCGGGAGACATTGGTAAAAACCTATGAGGAAGATATACTCAGACTTCAAGAATACATTCAGAAGGATTTATCTAGCTGGCTGATGCACTAA
- a CDS encoding sulfotransferase family protein, whose product MDRLPNFLIIGAAKGGTTSLYYYLDQHPQIYMSPLKEPRFFALEDEELNFQNPDQSINHTSVTTLSEYHKLFDGVTHETAIGEASPLYLYSAKAVDRIAHYVPDTKLIAVLRNPVDRAYSCYKHLIAQESLSFAEALQAEDKRIHQNWAHLWHYRQGGYYYAQLKPYFERFDRSQLKIYLFDDLIASPLDVIRDLFSFLEVDDTFTPELTHKNVSNNPKVKILQNILSERNSLRSFAKQVVPEQLRVSVANKVRSWNSKKFSAMPADIKEQLTKDYREDILSLQNLIERDLSRWLD is encoded by the coding sequence ATGGATCGACTACCTAACTTCTTGATCATTGGTGCAGCGAAAGGAGGAACAACCTCTCTCTACTACTACCTTGATCAGCACCCTCAAATCTATATGAGCCCATTGAAGGAGCCTCGCTTTTTTGCTCTAGAAGATGAAGAGTTGAACTTTCAAAATCCTGATCAATCCATCAATCACACTTCAGTAACGACTTTATCTGAATATCACAAACTATTCGATGGCGTTACCCATGAAACAGCAATCGGGGAGGCTTCACCGCTATACCTTTATAGTGCAAAAGCGGTTGATCGCATTGCCCACTACGTCCCTGACACAAAACTGATTGCAGTCCTTCGGAACCCAGTTGATAGGGCTTATTCCTGCTACAAGCATTTGATTGCTCAGGAGTCTCTTTCGTTCGCAGAGGCTCTACAGGCAGAAGATAAGCGAATTCATCAAAACTGGGCTCACCTTTGGCATTATCGGCAGGGGGGATATTACTACGCACAGCTCAAACCCTACTTCGAACGATTTGATCGCAGTCAACTAAAAATTTATTTGTTTGATGACTTAATTGCTAGCCCCTTAGATGTCATCCGAGATCTATTCTCGTTTTTGGAGGTTGATGATACCTTCACGCCAGAATTAACTCACAAGAACGTGTCGAACAACCCTAAGGTCAAAATTTTGCAGAACATCCTAAGCGAGCGCAACTCGCTACGATCCTTTGCCAAGCAGGTTGTGCCCGAACAACTCAGGGTCAGCGTTGCCAATAAAGTCAGAAGCTGGAATTCAAAGAAGTTTTCAGCTATGCCTGCAGATATTAAAGAACAGTTAACTAAAGATTATAGGGAAGATATACTCAGCCTTCAGAATCTTATTGAGCGAGACCTTTCTCGTTGGTTAGACTGA
- a CDS encoding condensation domain-containing protein translates to MSLEGLLSELSQLGIKVSAENDRLRIRAPKGKFTPELQETLKQSKPELLQLLSQTKTFSGLASTLTPIPVTSRDVPLQVSMAQERLWLVDQLQAGMGIYNLPMAFWLTGNLHIERLEAALKTIVNRHEVLRTIYTSNGSGPKVVIQAETPPALTIVNLQEQSDAESQALRRVAEISKQPFELDKGPLINYTLLQISSQEYLLVIVVHHMVADGWSLGLIISELSSLYNAGGSNISSALPELPFQYVDFAAWHQEWLSGDALKPQVEYWQQVFDETPEALKLPLDRAYSNNQSMQGRCQSFRIERPLCRAFTDFCQQEGKSQFTVLLASFKALLHCYSGQTDLIVCSPVAGRSRSDTQKLIGYFNNILPLRTRVTSELTFRELMNQEQQTITAIYDYPDVPLQQIAGFPSLAGVPLSRALFVLQSQQNGPQQPLELGQMTAQALSKEEMAIDTADFDLAIFVEPDGDDMGGYIQYKTDLFDKATLKSLFQHWMILLERAIAQPEATLADIRPLGTVEQKQLKDKLDALNRSLDTDNNKNYLAPRNPAELQLTKIWQTVLNLEQIGVQDNFFELGGKSLAAIELFSQIEETFDKKLPFSKIFQAPSIEKLAALLTEENSSEWNSLVAIKPEGSKPALFCMHSVEPSILHYHNIATYLDKEQPFYGLQPPALGGKENLVFSQIEDMAAHFIREIQTLQPKGPYSLIGHSGGGLVAYEVARQLEEKGHDVAFVGMIDTFAPGHQPRPRIHMPSLTYQIYIHFFNLSRVNPRRKVGYILERLKGVIPSFIWERIDKTAFLINDTLHNELPEIYENLPIYREIKLANYEAFNSYHPDFCYSGKINLYRSVERPTTIRDNLSLGWEAVTKKEVNTQEIPGHHNTMVHEPYVQILSKKIQRNLDQSLRKTE, encoded by the coding sequence ATGAGTTTGGAGGGTCTGCTATCTGAGTTATCTCAACTGGGGATCAAGGTATCTGCTGAAAACGATAGGTTGCGCATCCGAGCTCCTAAAGGGAAATTTACCCCTGAACTCCAAGAGACTTTAAAGCAGTCCAAACCAGAGCTGCTGCAATTACTGAGTCAGACCAAGACTTTCTCGGGTTTAGCTTCGACTCTTACTCCTATCCCTGTCACTTCCCGAGATGTCCCCTTGCAGGTTTCAATGGCCCAAGAACGCTTGTGGTTAGTTGATCAGCTTCAGGCAGGCATGGGTATATATAACCTACCCATGGCCTTTTGGCTGACGGGCAATCTTCATATCGAACGCCTTGAGGCCGCGCTGAAAACAATTGTTAACCGCCATGAAGTTCTAAGAACTATCTACACCAGTAACGGTAGTGGTCCCAAAGTCGTCATCCAAGCAGAAACTCCCCCTGCCCTTACGATCGTTAATTTACAGGAGCAGAGTGACGCAGAAAGCCAAGCGCTACGCAGGGTCGCAGAGATCAGTAAGCAACCCTTCGAGCTAGACAAGGGACCGCTGATCAACTACACCTTGCTCCAGATATCGTCACAGGAATACTTACTGGTTATTGTGGTCCATCACATGGTGGCAGACGGCTGGTCTTTGGGCTTAATTATTTCAGAGCTATCTTCTCTATACAATGCAGGAGGATCAAATATATCCTCCGCATTACCAGAGCTGCCTTTTCAGTATGTCGACTTTGCGGCTTGGCATCAGGAGTGGCTTTCAGGAGATGCTCTCAAACCCCAAGTAGAGTATTGGCAGCAGGTCTTCGATGAGACTCCCGAGGCCTTGAAGCTGCCCCTCGATCGGGCCTACTCAAACAATCAAAGCATGCAGGGACGCTGTCAGTCTTTCAGGATAGAGCGTCCTCTCTGCCGTGCCTTCACTGATTTTTGCCAGCAGGAGGGTAAGTCTCAGTTCACTGTTCTTCTCGCGTCATTCAAAGCATTATTGCACTGCTACAGCGGGCAGACTGATCTCATTGTTTGCTCACCAGTAGCAGGACGCAGCCGCAGTGATACGCAAAAACTGATTGGATATTTCAACAATATTCTGCCCCTGCGTACGCGGGTCACGAGTGAATTGACGTTCCGAGAACTAATGAATCAGGAACAACAGACGATCACAGCCATCTACGATTACCCCGACGTGCCCCTGCAGCAAATTGCGGGCTTTCCATCATTAGCAGGTGTTCCTCTATCCCGCGCACTATTTGTTCTTCAAAGTCAGCAGAATGGCCCACAACAGCCTCTTGAACTCGGCCAAATGACAGCTCAAGCCTTGAGCAAAGAAGAGATGGCAATAGACACAGCTGACTTTGATCTAGCGATATTCGTTGAGCCCGATGGCGATGATATGGGTGGGTACATCCAATACAAAACAGATCTGTTTGATAAGGCAACCCTGAAAAGCCTGTTTCAGCACTGGATGATTCTACTGGAGCGAGCGATTGCACAACCCGAAGCAACGCTAGCTGATATTAGACCACTAGGGACCGTTGAGCAAAAACAATTAAAAGATAAGCTCGACGCTCTCAATCGCTCACTAGATACAGACAACAACAAGAATTATCTGGCACCTCGAAATCCTGCAGAATTACAGCTGACAAAGATTTGGCAGACTGTCTTAAACCTAGAGCAGATTGGAGTTCAAGACAACTTTTTTGAACTCGGCGGAAAATCTCTAGCGGCCATTGAACTGTTCTCTCAAATTGAAGAGACGTTTGATAAGAAGCTTCCCTTCAGTAAAATTTTTCAAGCCCCCAGTATTGAGAAGCTCGCCGCTCTTCTAACTGAAGAAAATTCATCTGAGTGGAATTCACTTGTCGCCATTAAGCCAGAAGGTTCTAAACCTGCACTTTTTTGCATGCACTCAGTTGAGCCCAGTATTTTACATTATCACAACATTGCGACCTATCTCGATAAAGAGCAGCCATTCTACGGGCTTCAGCCCCCCGCACTAGGTGGGAAGGAAAATCTTGTTTTTAGCCAGATCGAAGATATGGCAGCTCATTTTATTCGAGAGATACAAACGCTGCAGCCAAAGGGTCCCTATTCTTTAATCGGACATTCAGGGGGCGGATTAGTCGCTTACGAAGTTGCCAGACAGCTTGAAGAAAAAGGTCATGATGTGGCATTTGTTGGCATGATTGACACATTTGCACCCGGGCATCAACCTCGCCCTCGCATTCATATGCCTTCCCTGACCTATCAAATATATATTCACTTTTTTAATCTTTCGCGTGTTAATCCAAGACGCAAAGTAGGTTATATACTTGAACGACTTAAGGGTGTCATTCCTAGTTTCATTTGGGAGAGAATTGATAAGACAGCATTTTTGATTAATGATACGCTGCACAACGAGCTTCCTGAGATCTATGAGAACCTTCCTATTTATCGTGAAATAAAGTTAGCTAACTACGAAGCATTTAACTCCTACCATCCAGATTTCTGCTACTCAGGAAAGATAAATCTATATCGGTCTGTCGAGCGTCCAACGACCATCCGAGACAATCTTTCTCTCGGATGGGAAGCCGTCACAAAGAAAGAAGTAAATACTCAAGAGATTCCTGGGCACCATAACACCATGGTTCATGAGCCATACGTTCAAATCTTATCGAAAAAAATACAAAGAAACCTAGATCAAAGCTTACGCAAAACAGAATAA